A DNA window from Micromonospora sp. NBC_01739 contains the following coding sequences:
- a CDS encoding TFIIB-type zinc ribbon-containing protein has product MSLTCPKCRGDMRQYERSGVVIDQCGECRGIFLDRGELEKLFEAEANWNAQQTPPAPQPTQRVTPPGGYPPPPPAPHQPGYGAVPPPPGYPAPAPMYGQGQQHYGYHGHYRRKKRKSFLDDMFG; this is encoded by the coding sequence ATGAGCCTGACCTGTCCCAAGTGCCGCGGAGACATGCGCCAGTACGAGCGCAGCGGCGTCGTCATCGACCAGTGCGGCGAGTGTCGGGGCATCTTCCTCGACCGCGGTGAGCTGGAGAAGCTGTTCGAGGCCGAGGCCAACTGGAACGCCCAGCAGACCCCGCCCGCGCCGCAGCCCACCCAGCGGGTCACCCCGCCGGGCGGTTACCCGCCGCCCCCGCCCGCCCCGCACCAGCCGGGCTACGGCGCGGTGCCCCCGCCCCCCGGCTATCCCGCGCCCGCCCCCATGTACGGCCAGGGGCAGCAGCACTACGGCTACCACGGGCACTACCGGCGTAAGAAGCGCAAGAGCTTCCTCGACGACATGTTCGGCTGA
- a CDS encoding phosphoribosyltransferase translates to MSTYRDRSDAGRALAERLTALTGRPDVTVLGLVRGGVPVARVVAERLGAPLDVLVVRKLGMPWAPEVAFGALGPGGVRVLNDPVARQLNADDIAEVQQREQAELDRREQLYRAGRPPLDLTGRTALIVDDGLATGATARAAVQVARQLGARRVVLAVPVGAQEACELLNAEADEAICARRPADFGAVGAYYDDFHEISDEEVTEALTATA, encoded by the coding sequence ATGAGCACCTACCGCGACCGCAGCGACGCCGGTCGGGCACTCGCCGAGCGGCTCACCGCACTGACCGGCCGACCGGACGTCACCGTGCTCGGCCTGGTACGCGGCGGAGTGCCGGTCGCCCGGGTCGTCGCCGAACGCCTCGGCGCCCCGCTGGACGTGCTCGTGGTCCGCAAGCTCGGAATGCCCTGGGCACCCGAGGTGGCCTTCGGCGCCCTCGGCCCAGGTGGGGTACGAGTGCTCAACGACCCGGTCGCCCGCCAACTGAACGCCGACGACATCGCCGAGGTCCAACAACGGGAGCAGGCGGAACTCGACCGCCGGGAACAGCTCTACCGCGCCGGCCGCCCACCACTGGACCTGACCGGTCGTACGGCTCTGATCGTCGACGACGGCCTGGCCACCGGGGCGACCGCCCGAGCCGCCGTCCAGGTCGCCCGGCAACTCGGCGCCCGCCGGGTCGTCCTCGCCGTGCCGGTCGGCGCCCAGGAAGCCTGCGAGCTCCTCAACGCCGAGGCCGACGAGGCGATCTGCGCCCGGCGACCAGCCGACTTCGGTGCGGTCGGGGCCTACTACGACGACTTCCACGAGATTTCCGACGAGGAAGTCACCGAGGCGCTGACCGCCACCGCATGA
- a CDS encoding glycosyltransferase 87 family protein, which produces MSTATAIPSRLKWWHRLDSTGGGLGLDLGLYAVSAAFTAITAATSTLVTHRHWGGLAALGYLTAALLATGQLLVRRRRPDSALAGVSARWLVTGLAWATTALLPLTWQSIQRAAGRTDRAQEEVLVVEDSGRRLLETGTPYLGPDSIAALPPGEQLLGYTPYQPGMALFGLPRALHEAWWTDTRVWFALGTALALILALRLLLRPTPTGPTGDPATLLRAVQAATVLPVCALTLATGGDDLPVLALCLLALAFAATARPGWAGIAVGAAGALKLFAWPVAAVLVIWGLTRRAGLRVAAGAFGLPALALLPTLLVDHGALVENVLRFPLGHGLVASPAQSPFPGYLIAANVPAGRLVAAALLVAAGLAIAVRLARRPPRTARTTSLICGYGLLTAILLMPTTRFGYLLYPIAFLVWALALDPPRIRQPADEEAPRGVHLRT; this is translated from the coding sequence GTGAGTACCGCCACCGCCATCCCCTCCCGCCTGAAATGGTGGCACCGTCTCGACTCCACCGGCGGAGGCCTCGGCCTGGACCTCGGCCTCTACGCCGTCTCCGCCGCCTTCACGGCAATCACCGCGGCAACCTCCACCCTGGTCACGCACCGACACTGGGGCGGCCTGGCCGCCCTCGGCTACCTGACCGCCGCCCTCCTGGCCACCGGCCAACTCCTGGTCCGTCGCCGGCGCCCCGACTCCGCCCTTGCCGGCGTGTCGGCCCGCTGGCTGGTCACCGGCCTGGCCTGGGCCACCACCGCACTGCTGCCGCTGACCTGGCAGAGCATCCAGCGGGCAGCCGGGCGCACCGACCGGGCGCAGGAGGAGGTGCTGGTCGTCGAGGACTCCGGTCGTCGCCTGCTGGAGACCGGCACCCCGTACCTGGGCCCCGACTCGATCGCCGCCCTGCCGCCGGGCGAACAACTGCTCGGCTACACCCCGTACCAGCCGGGCATGGCCCTGTTCGGGCTGCCCCGCGCGCTGCACGAAGCCTGGTGGACCGACACCCGGGTCTGGTTCGCCCTCGGCACCGCCCTGGCCCTGATCCTGGCCCTGCGTCTGCTGCTGCGGCCCACCCCCACCGGGCCGACGGGCGATCCGGCCACCCTGCTGCGTGCCGTGCAGGCCGCCACCGTACTCCCGGTCTGTGCCCTGACCCTGGCCACCGGCGGGGACGACCTGCCCGTCCTCGCCCTCTGCCTGCTGGCCCTGGCCTTCGCCGCCACCGCCCGACCCGGCTGGGCCGGCATCGCGGTCGGGGCGGCCGGCGCCCTCAAGCTGTTCGCCTGGCCGGTCGCCGCAGTGCTGGTCATCTGGGGCCTCACCCGACGTGCCGGCCTGCGAGTCGCTGCCGGCGCGTTCGGGCTGCCCGCCCTGGCCCTGCTACCCACCCTGCTGGTCGACCACGGAGCCCTCGTGGAGAACGTGCTGCGTTTCCCCCTCGGACACGGCCTGGTGGCCAGCCCCGCACAGTCACCCTTCCCCGGATACCTGATCGCGGCCAACGTACCGGCCGGTCGCCTCGTCGCCGCCGCGCTGCTGGTCGCGGCCGGCCTGGCCATCGCCGTCCGACTCGCCCGCCGCCCACCCCGCACCGCCCGCACCACCAGCCTGATCTGCGGGTACGGGCTACTCACGGCGATCCTGCTGATGCCCACCACCCGATTCGGCTACCTGCTGTACCCGATCGCATTCCTGGTCTGGGCCCTGGCACTGGACCCTCCCCGGATCCGGCAACCGGCGGACGAAGAGGCCCCACGAGGCGTACACCTGAGAACATGA
- a CDS encoding putative bifunctional diguanylate cyclase/phosphodiesterase: protein MAAIAGAVSVAHLPNYGALRATLLWPVLITLVALGFIFKVRIRIRSTNHHIAWTETAIVIGLVVAPPSVVILATGFGVAIATTLIRLPPIKQFFGIGKNMLVATAASLVLQLFQWPPTNSDIASTIVPLTAAYLAAVLLDEFVTLPVIAMATGTSLGKLFREDWGLRLAATVTRLVVIIGTVLMIKTDIRMLLAVPPLVLCLHLLYLARVRTRTEQQAWQRLAQTTDALNVVKLDEVLTTAVTRAAELFSADEVEVELRDDARLVRGNSEGISYDGPTTEAPATPGTVVPAPLEGHDRSIDVGELRLRFRGTVQLNERERYTLRTFASALCTAVRNAQAYAELARVAQAHAHAAAHDALTGLANRRQLLDEGNKQLHQRHADGVTALVLIDLNHFKEVNDTLGHAAGDQMLIQVAERLRAAASTGDLVARLGGDEFAVLLRTLPAPAVAAPRAETLLAALHEPFHIEGLQISVEASGGIAVAPAAGGMVELLRRADVAMYQAKRAGQRVATYASARDTADLGRLALGGELPRAVADQEFIVNFQPIVDLGTGEVIAAEALARWRHPAHGMIDPLRFLETVERSGLLPAFAEAILDQALIAAGTWRDAGFDVPVAVNVSPRSLLDARFPGAVLARLRAHDLPPDRLMLELTETLTLSQLDVVDQVLTRLRDSGVRLALDDFGTGYSSLSLLSRIPVHELKIDRSFVTAMESSTEAAAIVRSTLDLGRSLNLAVVAEGVEREPQRRALWELGCVAGQGHLFARPLAAGALLATLQRGTAGRPGHLATALHDAGAVVRLAPGRRQGGRGRPPAGLTHSPG from the coding sequence ATGGCCGCAATCGCCGGCGCCGTCTCGGTCGCCCACCTGCCCAACTACGGCGCCCTGAGGGCCACCCTCCTCTGGCCCGTACTGATCACCCTGGTGGCGCTCGGCTTCATCTTCAAGGTCCGGATCCGGATCCGCTCCACCAACCACCACATCGCCTGGACCGAGACGGCGATCGTGATCGGCCTGGTGGTGGCACCCCCGTCCGTGGTCATCCTCGCCACCGGCTTCGGCGTGGCGATCGCCACCACCCTGATCCGGCTCCCGCCGATCAAACAGTTCTTCGGCATCGGCAAGAACATGCTGGTCGCCACCGCCGCCAGCCTGGTCCTCCAGCTGTTCCAGTGGCCCCCGACGAACTCCGACATCGCCAGCACCATCGTCCCGCTGACGGCCGCCTACCTCGCCGCCGTACTGCTCGACGAGTTCGTCACCCTGCCGGTCATCGCGATGGCCACCGGCACCTCGCTGGGAAAGTTGTTCCGCGAGGACTGGGGCCTGCGGCTGGCCGCCACCGTCACCCGCCTGGTCGTCATCATCGGCACCGTCCTGATGATCAAGACCGACATCCGGATGCTCCTCGCCGTACCCCCGCTGGTCCTCTGCCTGCACCTGCTCTACCTGGCCCGGGTCCGCACCCGCACCGAGCAGCAGGCCTGGCAGCGCCTCGCCCAGACCACGGACGCCCTCAATGTCGTCAAGCTGGACGAGGTCCTCACCACCGCGGTCACCCGGGCCGCCGAACTCTTCTCCGCCGACGAGGTGGAGGTGGAACTCCGCGACGACGCCCGGCTGGTCCGGGGCAACAGCGAGGGGATCAGCTACGACGGCCCCACCACCGAGGCCCCCGCCACACCCGGCACGGTCGTGCCCGCACCCCTGGAGGGACACGACCGGTCCATCGATGTGGGTGAGCTGCGGCTGCGCTTCCGGGGCACCGTGCAGCTCAACGAACGGGAACGCTACACCCTGCGTACCTTCGCCTCGGCGCTGTGCACCGCGGTGCGCAACGCCCAGGCGTACGCCGAACTCGCCCGGGTGGCGCAGGCCCACGCCCACGCCGCCGCCCACGACGCGCTGACCGGGCTGGCCAATCGGCGGCAGCTGCTCGACGAAGGCAACAAACAACTGCACCAGCGGCACGCCGACGGGGTCACCGCCCTGGTCCTCATCGACCTCAACCACTTCAAGGAGGTCAACGACACCCTGGGGCACGCCGCCGGTGACCAGATGCTGATCCAGGTGGCCGAACGACTCCGCGCCGCAGCCAGCACAGGCGACCTGGTCGCCCGGCTCGGTGGCGACGAATTCGCCGTACTGCTGCGCACCCTGCCCGCCCCGGCGGTGGCCGCACCCCGGGCCGAGACCCTGCTGGCGGCGCTGCACGAACCCTTCCACATCGAAGGCCTCCAGATCAGTGTCGAGGCCAGCGGCGGTATCGCCGTCGCCCCGGCCGCCGGCGGGATGGTCGAATTGCTGCGCCGCGCCGATGTGGCGATGTACCAGGCCAAACGGGCCGGGCAACGGGTCGCCACCTACGCATCCGCCCGGGACACCGCCGACCTGGGTCGACTGGCCCTGGGCGGAGAACTGCCCCGCGCCGTCGCCGACCAGGAATTCATCGTCAACTTCCAGCCCATCGTCGACCTCGGCACCGGTGAGGTGATCGCCGCCGAGGCATTGGCCCGCTGGCGGCACCCCGCCCACGGCATGATCGACCCACTGCGGTTCCTGGAGACGGTCGAACGATCCGGGCTGCTCCCCGCCTTCGCCGAGGCGATCCTCGACCAGGCACTCATCGCCGCCGGCACCTGGCGCGACGCCGGCTTCGACGTACCGGTGGCGGTGAACGTCTCCCCCCGCAGCCTGCTGGACGCCCGATTCCCCGGAGCCGTGCTGGCCCGGCTGCGCGCCCACGACCTGCCCCCGGACCGGCTGATGCTGGAACTCACCGAAACCCTCACCCTCAGCCAACTCGACGTGGTCGACCAAGTCCTCACCCGGCTACGCGACTCCGGCGTACGCCTGGCGCTGGACGACTTCGGGACCGGCTACTCCTCCCTGTCCCTGCTCTCCCGGATTCCGGTCCACGAACTGAAGATCGACCGCAGCTTCGTCACCGCCATGGAATCCTCCACCGAAGCCGCCGCCATCGTCCGCTCCACTCTCGACCTCGGCCGAAGCCTCAATCTCGCCGTGGTCGCCGAAGGGGTGGAACGGGAGCCGCAGCGCCGCGCCCTCTGGGAACTCGGCTGCGTCGCCGGTCAGGGACACCTCTTCGCCCGCCCACTGGCCGCCGGGGCCCTGCTGGCCACCCTGCAACGCGGCACCGCCGGCCGTCCAGGTCACCTGGCGACCGCACTGCACGACGCCGGTGCGGTGGTCCGGCTGGCACCCGGACGCCGTCAGGGTGGTCGAGGGCGGCCACCAGCCGGCCTGACACACTCACCCGGGTGA
- a CDS encoding AfsR/SARP family transcriptional regulator — protein MSAAEGPVQIQILGGLAVRHDSVVLPLGTPKQRTVLAMLVCNPGRLVSVDQLVDELWPDGPPQSAIPNVRTYAANLRRGLEALVPEGEVLARVQDGYRLHVERPAIDLFAFQAQVTEARRLVHSDETAAVELLSKALARWRGEALAGVALGPSLSAQAAAAAEDRMLAAELYARLQIRLGHYDAALPVLRNLLITQPLREPAHLLLMRALHLRGDHAGAVAAYATARRVLREQLNIEPGDELQHFHRRITAPEQRPTSRQRAAPQQRAAPQQRAAHPNQAGQPAAVPAPTGQPSPAFSPSFLPRALPDFVGRTEAVEHLLAETRRASALASAVHFIDGMAGSGKTSLAMHVAAKLMDCFPDAQLFIDLKGHDLAEVVEPGAALAALLRQLRVPGSRIPADFDERVALWRRELAGRRAIVVLDNAAGSEQVLPLLPSGPGSVVIVTSRRRITWLDGGPPVSLPVMSLDEGVALLASAVGAQRVAAEPEAAVTVVQQCGYLPLAIRLAGSRLAHRPTWRVADLAALLAGNARRLVHLASGDRSVAGAFAASYESLGSRAGRLFRLLSVHPGGYFDGLASAAVSGLSTAEASAALDELVDCHLIDEVKIGRYRMHDLIRQFSHELSVERDCAQTRDRALVDLIDVLLHLSYPIAEDLEAGIVRKYVTLDPPRLPDLLAATAPRTTEWLEEERSTLVALVVRANEGGHHEHAWRLARVLWRFLYMRGHYDDIVRTHLVGLDSARSAKNGAAVVTMHNYVASAYLRKGNYDDALSHVRAAVSLAEQRGDFVNRERCRVNLAAVHWIRGELDEALRVGLEGLRWRTGHDDKELHASLPNLGLVLAQLGRYDEALRLHRLHLYLGRQLGSQFHLLNALGHIGAIKSRMGRHDAAARALRAALALRERTGHRFAQAEVHNDLGIALRGLGRAVEAVQHHETARELAIEAAAGRGQLLRGGPMRGLDLA, from the coding sequence ATGAGTGCAGCTGAGGGGCCGGTGCAGATTCAAATCCTCGGCGGTCTCGCGGTGCGTCACGATTCGGTGGTGCTGCCCCTCGGGACACCGAAACAGCGGACGGTTCTGGCAATGCTCGTCTGCAATCCGGGGCGACTGGTATCAGTCGATCAACTTGTCGACGAACTGTGGCCTGACGGGCCGCCGCAGTCAGCCATACCCAATGTCCGTACCTATGCCGCCAATCTGCGCCGAGGTCTCGAGGCGCTGGTGCCGGAGGGTGAGGTGCTGGCCCGCGTCCAGGACGGTTATCGCCTGCACGTCGAGCGACCGGCCATCGACCTGTTCGCCTTTCAGGCGCAGGTCACCGAGGCGCGTCGCCTGGTGCATTCCGACGAGACGGCCGCCGTTGAGCTGCTGTCCAAAGCGTTGGCGCGGTGGCGAGGTGAGGCCCTGGCCGGGGTCGCGCTCGGACCGTCGCTCTCCGCCCAGGCCGCGGCGGCGGCCGAGGACCGGATGCTCGCGGCCGAGTTGTACGCCAGGTTGCAGATCCGGCTCGGCCACTACGATGCCGCCCTGCCGGTGCTACGGAACCTGCTGATCACGCAGCCGCTCCGCGAACCCGCCCACCTGCTTCTCATGCGGGCGCTGCACCTGCGCGGCGACCATGCGGGGGCGGTCGCCGCCTATGCCACGGCGCGAAGAGTCCTGCGTGAGCAGCTCAACATCGAACCCGGCGACGAACTCCAGCACTTCCACCGACGGATAACCGCCCCCGAGCAGCGGCCCACATCGCGACAACGCGCCGCACCGCAACAACGCGCCGCACCGCAGCAGCGGGCGGCACACCCGAACCAGGCAGGACAGCCCGCCGCCGTACCCGCGCCGACCGGGCAGCCGAGTCCGGCCTTCTCGCCGTCGTTCCTGCCCCGGGCGTTGCCGGACTTCGTCGGCCGTACCGAAGCGGTGGAGCATCTGCTGGCCGAGACACGACGGGCCTCGGCCCTCGCCTCGGCCGTGCACTTCATCGACGGCATGGCGGGCAGCGGCAAGACCTCCCTGGCCATGCATGTCGCCGCCAAGCTCATGGACTGCTTCCCGGACGCACAGTTGTTCATCGACCTGAAGGGGCACGACCTGGCCGAGGTGGTGGAGCCGGGTGCCGCCCTGGCGGCGTTGCTGCGCCAGCTCCGGGTGCCGGGAAGCCGGATTCCGGCCGACTTCGACGAGCGGGTCGCGCTCTGGCGTCGGGAACTGGCCGGTCGGCGGGCGATCGTCGTGTTGGACAACGCGGCCGGCAGCGAGCAGGTTCTCCCACTGCTTCCCAGCGGGCCCGGCAGTGTGGTGATCGTGACCTCCCGGCGGAGGATCACCTGGCTGGACGGCGGTCCGCCGGTTTCGCTGCCCGTGATGAGCCTGGACGAGGGGGTCGCGCTGCTCGCCTCGGCCGTCGGCGCGCAACGGGTGGCGGCCGAGCCCGAGGCTGCGGTGACCGTGGTGCAGCAGTGCGGGTACCTGCCGCTGGCGATCCGGCTCGCCGGCTCCCGGCTGGCGCATCGTCCCACCTGGCGGGTGGCCGACCTGGCTGCTCTACTGGCCGGCAATGCCCGCCGGCTGGTCCACCTGGCGTCGGGTGACCGGAGCGTGGCGGGAGCCTTCGCGGCATCGTACGAGTCGCTCGGCAGTCGGGCGGGCCGGTTGTTTCGGCTGCTGAGCGTGCATCCGGGCGGCTACTTCGACGGGCTGGCCTCGGCTGCGGTCTCTGGTCTGTCGACAGCCGAAGCCAGCGCCGCCCTCGACGAACTCGTCGATTGTCACCTGATCGACGAGGTGAAAATCGGGCGCTACCGGATGCACGACCTGATTCGGCAGTTCTCCCACGAGCTGTCCGTGGAGCGTGACTGTGCGCAGACCCGCGATCGGGCGTTGGTGGATCTGATCGACGTCCTGTTGCACCTGTCCTATCCGATAGCCGAAGACCTCGAAGCCGGAATCGTGCGCAAGTATGTGACCCTCGATCCGCCGCGCCTGCCGGATCTGTTGGCCGCCACGGCGCCAAGGACGACGGAATGGCTGGAGGAGGAGCGGTCGACCCTGGTGGCGCTGGTCGTGCGAGCGAATGAAGGCGGCCACCATGAACATGCGTGGCGGCTGGCTCGGGTGCTCTGGCGATTCCTCTACATGCGGGGGCACTACGACGACATCGTCCGGACGCACCTCGTCGGGCTGGATTCGGCCAGGTCCGCGAAGAACGGAGCCGCCGTCGTCACCATGCACAACTATGTCGCCTCCGCCTATCTGCGGAAGGGCAACTACGACGATGCTCTGAGCCACGTCCGCGCGGCGGTGAGTCTCGCCGAGCAGCGTGGCGATTTCGTCAACCGGGAGCGTTGCCGGGTCAATCTGGCCGCCGTGCACTGGATTCGTGGCGAGCTAGACGAGGCGCTGCGGGTCGGACTCGAAGGATTGCGGTGGCGCACCGGCCATGACGACAAGGAACTGCACGCCAGCCTGCCGAATCTGGGGCTCGTCCTGGCCCAACTCGGCCGGTACGACGAGGCACTGCGCCTGCACCGCCTGCATCTCTACCTGGGCCGCCAGTTGGGTAGCCAGTTCCACCTGCTCAACGCGCTGGGCCATATCGGTGCGATCAAAAGCCGGATGGGCCGCCATGACGCGGCGGCGCGGGCGTTGCGCGCCGCTCTGGCGTTGCGGGAGCGTACCGGCCACCGGTTCGCGCAGGCGGAGGTGCACAACGACCTCGGCATCGCGCTGCGCGGGTTGGGGCGGGCCGTCGAGGCGGTGCAGCACCACGAGACCGCCCGAGAACTGGCCATTGAGGCGGCCGCGGGGCGCGGACAGTTGCTGAGAGGAGGACCCATGCGCGGTCTGGACTTGGCGTGA
- the moaC gene encoding cyclic pyranopterin monophosphate synthase MoaC gives MTQPAELTHVDQAGAARMVDVSGKEVTGRLAIAAGRLRTTPEVIELLRRDGLPKGDALAVGRLAGIMGAKRTPDLIPLCHPIALHGVTVDLDLTTDTVEITATARTADRTGVEMEALTAVAVAGLALVDMVKAVDPAASVEAVRVLRKEGGKTGLWQRPQDRP, from the coding sequence GTGACCCAGCCCGCCGAACTCACCCATGTCGACCAGGCCGGCGCCGCCCGCATGGTCGATGTCTCCGGCAAGGAGGTCACCGGCCGCCTGGCGATCGCCGCCGGCCGGTTGCGGACCACCCCTGAGGTCATCGAGCTGCTGCGTCGCGACGGGCTGCCCAAGGGCGACGCCCTGGCGGTCGGCCGGCTAGCCGGGATCATGGGCGCGAAACGTACCCCCGATCTGATTCCGCTGTGCCACCCGATCGCCCTGCACGGCGTCACGGTCGACCTGGATCTGACGACGGACACGGTCGAGATCACCGCCACCGCCCGCACGGCCGACCGGACGGGTGTGGAGATGGAGGCGTTGACCGCGGTGGCGGTCGCCGGGCTGGCCCTGGTCGACATGGTCAAGGCGGTGGATCCGGCGGCCAGCGTGGAGGCGGTACGGGTGCTGCGCAAGGAGGGCGGCAAGACCGGCCTGTGGCAGCGTCCGCAGGACCGGCCGTGA
- a CDS encoding MogA/MoaB family molybdenum cofactor biosynthesis protein, giving the protein MIRARVVVASNRAAAGVYPDTSGPLLVSGLREWGCTVDEPVVVPDGEPVGQAVRAAVAEAVDVVLTSGGTGITPTDRTPEVTRALLDYEIPGIAEAIRAHSRDKVPTAALSRAVAGVAGRTLVVNLPGSTGGARDGLAVLGPILRHAVEQLRGGDHQPTR; this is encoded by the coding sequence GTGATCCGGGCCCGGGTGGTGGTGGCCTCCAATCGGGCGGCCGCCGGTGTCTACCCCGACACCAGCGGTCCGCTGCTGGTGTCGGGCCTGCGGGAGTGGGGTTGCACGGTGGACGAGCCCGTGGTGGTCCCGGACGGGGAGCCGGTCGGCCAGGCGGTGCGGGCTGCCGTGGCGGAGGCCGTCGACGTGGTGCTGACCAGCGGCGGCACCGGCATCACCCCGACCGACCGTACCCCTGAGGTGACCCGCGCCCTGCTGGACTACGAGATTCCCGGCATCGCCGAGGCGATCCGCGCCCACAGCCGGGACAAGGTGCCGACGGCGGCGCTGTCCCGGGCGGTGGCCGGGGTGGCGGGTCGTACCCTCGTGGTCAACCTGCCCGGTTCGACCGGTGGGGCCCGCGACGGCCTGGCCGTGCTGGGGCCGATCCTCCGGCACGCGGTCGAACAGTTGCGCGGTGGCGACCACCAGCCAACCCGATAG
- a CDS encoding molybdopterin molybdotransferase MoeA produces the protein MGWAQARSRVYEVGLAAALPALDVPLAEADGYTLAEPLAPRTDLPAFPTSSVDGWAVRGPGPWRIVGRVLAGTTPAPLTEDGTTVEIATGAMVPTGASAVLRVEESRRTPEGFVEGVPRPAPEWRLPGEEAAAGEELLSAGTPVDPSVIGLAASCGHDTLRVRAQPRAALLVFGDELLTGGPPAEGRIRDALGPAVPSWLRRYGCQVPPTDVVGPVADTLPAHEAALRQALAEADLVCTTGGTMHGPVDHLHPALAALGADYVVNTVAVRPGFPMLLARVVGPDGRARFIAGLPGNPQSAVIALVSLVAPLLAGLAGRPMPVLAHATLAAAVPGRGNYTHLALIRLDRVAGTAHPVRHVGSAMLRGLSGADGFAVIAPGTSGAAGDRVPVVPLPLLPGERTW, from the coding sequence ATGGGCTGGGCGCAGGCCCGGTCCCGGGTGTACGAGGTAGGCCTGGCCGCCGCCCTCCCCGCCCTAGATGTGCCACTGGCCGAGGCCGACGGGTACACCCTTGCCGAGCCGTTGGCTCCCCGTACCGATCTGCCGGCCTTCCCCACCTCCAGCGTGGATGGCTGGGCGGTCCGTGGCCCCGGCCCGTGGCGGATCGTGGGTCGGGTGCTGGCCGGCACGACTCCGGCCCCGTTGACCGAGGACGGGACTACGGTCGAGATCGCGACCGGTGCCATGGTGCCCACCGGGGCCTCGGCGGTGCTGCGGGTGGAGGAGTCCAGGCGTACGCCGGAGGGGTTTGTCGAGGGGGTGCCACGGCCGGCGCCGGAGTGGCGGCTGCCCGGGGAGGAGGCCGCCGCCGGTGAGGAGCTGCTGTCGGCCGGGACCCCGGTGGACCCCTCGGTGATCGGCCTGGCCGCCTCCTGCGGGCACGACACCCTGCGGGTACGCGCGCAGCCCCGGGCCGCGTTGCTGGTCTTCGGTGACGAGCTGCTGACCGGTGGCCCGCCCGCCGAGGGGCGGATCCGCGACGCCCTCGGCCCGGCCGTGCCGTCCTGGCTGCGACGGTACGGCTGCCAGGTGCCCCCGACCGATGTGGTCGGTCCGGTCGCGGACACCCTGCCCGCCCACGAGGCGGCCCTGCGTCAGGCCCTGGCCGAGGCCGATTTGGTCTGCACCACCGGCGGCACCATGCACGGCCCGGTCGACCACCTGCATCCCGCGTTGGCGGCCCTGGGCGCGGACTACGTCGTCAACACCGTAGCGGTGCGGCCCGGTTTTCCGATGTTGCTGGCCCGGGTGGTCGGCCCGGACGGGCGGGCCCGGTTCATCGCCGGCCTGCCGGGCAATCCGCAGTCCGCCGTCATCGCCCTGGTCTCCCTGGTCGCGCCGCTGCTGGCCGGTCTGGCCGGTCGGCCGATGCCGGTGCTTGCGCACGCCACCCTCGCCGCTGCGGTGCCCGGCCGGGGCAACTACACCCACCTGGCCCTGATCCGGCTCGACCGGGTGGCCGGGACCGCCCATCCGGTACGGCATGTCGGGTCGGCGATGCTGCGGGGCCTGTCCGGGGCGGACGGGTTCGCGGTGATCGCGCCGGGCACCTCCGGGGCCGCCGGTGACCGGGTGCCGGTCGTACCGTTGCCGTTGCTGCCGGGGGAGCGGACATGGTGA
- a CDS encoding molybdenum cofactor biosynthesis protein MoaE — protein MVILIGAVTDQPLDLAVHEAAVADHRAGAVVSFAGVVRDHDHGRAVASLEYEGHPSAERVLREVAAEIAADPEVYAVAVSHRIGPLAIGDAALVAAVSTAHRAAAFAACARLVDEVKARLPIWKRQVFTDGTEEWVNCP, from the coding sequence ATGGTGATCCTGATCGGGGCCGTCACCGACCAGCCTTTGGATCTCGCCGTGCACGAGGCCGCGGTGGCCGACCACCGGGCCGGCGCGGTGGTCTCGTTCGCCGGGGTGGTCCGCGACCACGACCACGGGCGGGCCGTGGCCAGCCTGGAGTACGAGGGCCACCCGAGCGCCGAGCGGGTGCTGCGGGAGGTGGCCGCCGAGATCGCCGCGGACCCCGAGGTGTACGCGGTGGCCGTGTCGCACCGGATCGGGCCCCTGGCCATCGGTGATGCGGCCCTGGTGGCGGCTGTCAGCACCGCGCACCGGGCCGCCGCTTTCGCCGCCTGCGCCCGTCTGGTGGACGAGGTGAAGGCCCGGCTGCCGATCTGGAAGCGGCAGGTCTTCACCGACGGCACCGAGGAGTGGGTGAACTGCCCCTGA